From one Micromonospora siamensis genomic stretch:
- a CDS encoding glycosyltransferase family 4 protein, whose translation MTRTLLITNDFPPRPGGIQSFVHNLAVRQPSGSVVVYASSWRGAEKFDADQPFEVVRERTRVLLPTPLVARRAAELARSYDCDTVWFGAAAPLGLLGGGLRRRAKIRRVVALTHGHEVGWAALPGARGLLRRIGRSTDVVTFLGEYTRVRLARALHGVTDLQRLAPGVDTDTYHPSVDGEPVRVRLGLADRPVVVCVSRLVPRKGQDMLIRAMPEIRRRVPDAALLVVGGGPYRATLAKLARQVGVERDVVFTGSVPTAELPAHYAAGDVYAMPCRTRNRGLDVEGLGIVYLEASATGLPVVAGDSGGAPDAVREGETGYVVRGRDVAQLADRVATLLADRDLARQMGAAGRAWVEREWRWETQAQRMASLLAG comes from the coding sequence ATGACCCGGACGCTGCTGATCACCAACGACTTCCCGCCGCGACCCGGCGGCATCCAGTCCTTCGTGCACAACCTCGCGGTGCGGCAGCCGTCCGGCTCGGTGGTGGTCTACGCGTCGAGCTGGCGCGGGGCCGAGAAGTTCGACGCCGACCAGCCGTTCGAGGTGGTCCGGGAACGCACCCGGGTGCTGCTGCCCACCCCGCTGGTCGCCCGGCGGGCGGCGGAGCTGGCCCGGTCGTACGACTGCGACACGGTGTGGTTCGGGGCCGCGGCGCCGCTGGGGCTGCTCGGGGGCGGGCTGCGCCGGCGGGCCAAGATCCGGCGCGTGGTGGCGTTGACCCACGGGCACGAGGTGGGCTGGGCGGCGCTGCCGGGCGCCCGGGGGCTGCTGCGCCGGATCGGCCGCAGCACCGACGTGGTGACCTTCCTCGGCGAGTACACCCGGGTGCGGCTGGCCCGGGCCCTGCACGGGGTGACGGACCTGCAGCGGTTGGCGCCGGGCGTGGACACCGACACCTACCACCCGTCGGTGGACGGCGAGCCGGTCCGGGTGCGGCTGGGGCTGGCCGACCGCCCGGTGGTGGTGTGCGTGTCCCGGCTGGTGCCCCGCAAGGGCCAGGACATGCTGATCCGGGCCATGCCGGAGATCCGGCGCCGGGTGCCCGACGCGGCGCTGCTGGTGGTCGGCGGCGGGCCGTACCGGGCGACGCTTGCGAAGCTGGCCCGGCAGGTGGGCGTGGAGCGGGACGTGGTGTTCACCGGCTCGGTGCCCACGGCGGAGCTGCCGGCGCACTACGCGGCCGGTGACGTCTACGCGATGCCGTGCCGCACCCGCAACCGGGGCCTGGACGTCGAGGGGCTCGGCATCGTCTACCTGGAGGCGTCCGCGACCGGGCTGCCCGTGGTGGCCGGTGACTCCGGCGGCGCGCCGGACGCGGTCCGCGAGGGGGAGACCGGGTACGTGGTGCGGGGTCGGGACGTGGCCCAGCTCGCCGACCGGGTGGCCACCCTGCTCGCCGACCGTGACCTGGCCCGCCAGATGGGCGCGGCCGGGCGGGCCTGGGTGGAGCGGGAGTGGCGCTGGGAGACCCAGGCGCAGCGGATGGCCAGCCTGCTCGCCGGCTGA
- a CDS encoding M48 family metallopeptidase: MSPRGWAVLAFAGLVVALLLAAALLIPWARPPAPRADQLAALRELPADQVARGRAFHAALRPGGYGALVVGLLVALALGLTPLGSRLVEAVGRPFGDHWVAQAVLGGLAVSLLADLLTLPFAAWRQSVLSRYGLSTHGWGGWAGDLLKSYAVSAVIAAIALLGFYSVTRLAPRWWWAFGAAGAAGLVVLLSFVLPVLVEPVFNRFTPMESGPLRTELTSMAARDGVPVRDVLVADASRRTRAVNAYVSGLGPTRRVVVYDTLLREATPAEVTSVVAHELGHAKDRDVWTGTLLGALGAATAVVGLYLLGSWSALLRLAGVDSVAEPRAFPLLLALVTVVGLVAGPVQALVSRRVEARADAHALALTGDPVTFEAMQRRLAGVNLADPDPPRWERLWSASHPSTVERMAAARAYARETGR; encoded by the coding sequence ATGAGCCCGCGCGGGTGGGCGGTGCTCGCCTTCGCCGGTCTGGTCGTCGCGCTGCTGTTGGCCGCCGCCCTGCTGATTCCGTGGGCCCGCCCGCCGGCGCCCCGGGCCGACCAGCTCGCCGCGCTGCGGGAGCTGCCGGCCGACCAGGTCGCCCGGGGGCGGGCGTTCCACGCCGCGCTGCGCCCCGGCGGCTACGGCGCGCTGGTCGTGGGCCTGCTGGTGGCGCTGGCGCTCGGGCTGACCCCGCTGGGCTCCCGCCTGGTCGAGGCCGTCGGCCGGCCGTTCGGCGACCACTGGGTGGCCCAGGCGGTGCTCGGCGGGCTGGCCGTCTCCCTCCTCGCCGATCTGCTCACCCTGCCGTTCGCCGCCTGGCGGCAGAGCGTGCTCAGCCGCTACGGCCTGAGCACCCACGGCTGGGGTGGCTGGGCGGGCGACCTGCTGAAGTCGTACGCGGTCAGCGCGGTGATCGCCGCGATCGCGCTACTCGGCTTCTACTCGGTGACCCGGCTCGCCCCACGCTGGTGGTGGGCGTTCGGCGCGGCCGGTGCGGCCGGCCTGGTGGTGCTCCTCTCCTTCGTGCTGCCGGTGCTGGTCGAGCCGGTGTTCAACCGGTTCACCCCGATGGAGTCCGGCCCGCTGCGCACCGAGCTGACCAGCATGGCGGCCCGGGACGGGGTGCCGGTGCGCGACGTGCTGGTGGCCGACGCGTCGCGGCGTACCCGGGCGGTCAACGCGTACGTCTCGGGGCTCGGGCCGACCCGCCGGGTGGTGGTCTACGACACCCTGCTGCGCGAGGCCACCCCGGCCGAGGTGACCAGCGTGGTGGCGCACGAGCTCGGGCACGCGAAGGACCGCGACGTCTGGACCGGCACCCTGCTCGGCGCGTTGGGTGCGGCGACGGCCGTGGTCGGGCTCTACCTGCTCGGCTCCTGGTCGGCGCTGCTGCGGCTGGCCGGGGTCGACTCGGTCGCCGAGCCGCGCGCGTTCCCGCTGCTGCTCGCCCTGGTCACCGTGGTCGGGCTGGTCGCCGGGCCGGTGCAGGCGCTGGTGTCCCGCCGGGTCGAGGCCCGGGCCGACGCGCACGCGCTCGCCCTGACCGGCGACCCGGTGACCTTCGAGGCGATGCAGCGCCGGCTGGCCGGGGTCAACCTGGCCGACCCCGACCCGCCCCGCTGGGAGCGGCTCTGGTCGGCGTCCCACCCGTCCACCGTGGAGCGGATGGCCGCTGCCCGCGCCTACGCCAGGGAGACCGGTCGATGA
- a CDS encoding NYN domain-containing protein translates to MPLTDPSDGQLPPQEPVAAAQGAGEGSAEALDGHPGRPGPAEGAVPPEPEPTLPEPVRQRIVALTAAVLPGLPLDEVPVPLRRVAKFAPNRRARLGAPMIAAQLTADPLFRQRVTARVVTDAGDLGAAVVEGTAPAAADPVEVAALAYLARPRGWRELIEASGAAVRAEADSAVVAELVREAEQRATRAEHDRAVARVEAEKLRDELARVREELGQLREEARQLNRTLRETQARERKAAELLATERGRAARATADTEAELRRARARLAEAEAAAGVARASAKEARSVDDARLWLLLETIGQAAVGLRRELALDPVERLPADFVADAFADNPAGATGPAARARDTDDPARLDQLLALPRAHLVVDGYNVTKRGFGEMSLEQQRKRLIAGLGGIAAQTSDEVTVVFDGAERMHGLPPAPRGVRVLFSRKGETADELIRRLVRAEPAGRPVVVVSSDREVADGVRRHGAYPLGADSLLRRLSRS, encoded by the coding sequence ATGCCCCTCACCGACCCGTCCGACGGTCAGCTCCCGCCGCAGGAGCCGGTCGCCGCCGCGCAGGGCGCCGGTGAGGGCTCCGCCGAGGCGCTCGACGGCCATCCCGGGCGGCCCGGTCCCGCCGAGGGCGCGGTGCCGCCCGAGCCGGAGCCGACCCTGCCCGAGCCGGTCCGGCAGCGGATCGTGGCCCTCACCGCCGCCGTGCTGCCCGGCCTGCCCCTCGACGAGGTGCCGGTGCCGCTGCGCCGGGTGGCCAAGTTCGCGCCCAACCGGCGCGCCCGGCTCGGCGCCCCGATGATCGCCGCCCAGCTCACTGCCGATCCGCTGTTCCGGCAGCGGGTCACCGCCCGGGTGGTCACCGACGCCGGCGACCTCGGCGCCGCCGTGGTGGAGGGCACCGCGCCCGCCGCCGCCGACCCGGTCGAGGTGGCCGCGCTGGCCTACCTCGCCCGGCCGCGGGGCTGGCGGGAGCTGATCGAGGCCAGTGGCGCGGCGGTCCGCGCCGAGGCGGACAGCGCGGTGGTGGCGGAGCTGGTCCGCGAGGCCGAGCAGCGGGCCACCCGTGCCGAGCACGACCGGGCGGTGGCCCGCGTCGAGGCGGAGAAGCTCCGCGACGAGCTGGCCCGGGTCCGCGAGGAGCTCGGCCAGTTGCGGGAGGAGGCCCGGCAGCTCAACCGGACCCTGCGGGAGACCCAGGCCCGCGAGCGCAAGGCGGCCGAGCTGCTCGCCACCGAGCGGGGGCGGGCGGCCCGCGCCACTGCCGACACCGAGGCGGAGCTGCGCCGGGCCCGGGCCCGCCTGGCCGAGGCGGAGGCCGCGGCCGGGGTCGCCCGGGCCAGCGCCAAGGAGGCCCGCTCGGTGGACGACGCCCGGCTCTGGCTGCTCCTGGAGACCATCGGCCAGGCGGCGGTCGGCCTGCGTCGCGAGCTGGCCCTGGACCCGGTGGAGCGGCTGCCGGCCGACTTCGTGGCCGACGCGTTCGCCGACAACCCGGCCGGCGCGACCGGCCCGGCCGCCCGGGCCCGGGACACCGACGACCCGGCCCGCCTCGATCAGCTCCTCGCGCTGCCCCGCGCCCACCTGGTGGTGGACGGCTACAACGTCACCAAGCGCGGCTTCGGTGAGATGTCCCTCGAGCAGCAGCGCAAACGCCTCATCGCCGGGCTCGGCGGGATCGCCGCGCAGACCAGCGACGAGGTGACCGTGGTCTTCGACGGCGCCGAGCGGATGCACGGCCTGCCACCCGCGCCGCGCGGCGTGCGGGTGCTCTTCTCCCGCAAGGGTGAGACCGCCGACGAGCTGATCCGGCGCCTGGTCCGGGCCGAGCCGGCCGGGCGGCCGGTCGTCGTGGTCTCCTCCGACCGCGAGGTCGCCGACGGGGTACGCCGGCACGGCGCGTACCCGCTCGGGGCCGACTCGCTGCTGCGGCGCCTGTCCCGCTCCTGA
- a CDS encoding DEDD exonuclease domain-containing protein produces MAERGFVQEALAGLDPTVGGVDPALPLHATTFVVVDLETTGGAPDGGGITEIGAVKVRGGEELGVLATLVNPGVPIPPFITVLTGITQAMLLPAPPIEQVLPSFLEFLSDAVLVAHNAPYDVGFLKAACARHGYRWPNPRVLDTAALARRALTRDEVPNRKLGTLAAYFRTTVQPTHRALDDAKATVDVLHGLIGRLGGHRVHTIGEAIEFARAVTPTQRRKRHLAEGLPKVPGVYIFRAADDRPLYVGTSVDIATRVRSYFTAAEKRARISEMLAAAERVDAVECAHSLEAEVRELRLIAAHAPPYNRRSKFPERMVWLKLTDEAYPRLSVVRNLSPTDTAYLGPFRSKQAAELAAAGFHDAVPLRQCTHKLSRRTTIAACALAELGRCPAPCEHRISPEEYDETAAAPFRAATVTDPQPVVDALLARIGALSADQRYEEAAVVRARLAAVLRATVRMQRLAALTGIAELAAARPAARGGWELALVRHGRLAGAGVSPPGVHPRPTIQVIRATAETVPPGHGPVPRASAEESERILSWLERPETRLVEMSSGWSSPVGGAGRFHDLLRKAENGSSAQLSTERS; encoded by the coding sequence GTGGCGGAACGAGGGTTCGTCCAGGAGGCGCTGGCCGGTCTGGACCCGACGGTGGGCGGGGTGGATCCCGCACTGCCGCTGCACGCGACCACCTTCGTGGTGGTCGACCTGGAAACCACCGGCGGGGCGCCGGACGGCGGCGGGATCACCGAGATCGGCGCGGTCAAGGTGCGGGGCGGCGAGGAGCTGGGGGTGCTCGCCACCCTGGTCAACCCGGGGGTGCCGATCCCGCCGTTCATCACCGTGCTGACCGGCATCACCCAGGCCATGCTGCTGCCCGCCCCGCCGATCGAGCAGGTGCTGCCGAGCTTCCTGGAGTTCCTCTCGGACGCAGTGCTGGTCGCCCACAACGCCCCCTACGACGTGGGCTTCCTCAAGGCGGCCTGCGCCAGGCACGGTTACCGCTGGCCCAACCCGCGGGTGCTGGACACCGCCGCGCTGGCCCGCCGCGCGCTGACCCGCGACGAGGTGCCCAACCGCAAGCTCGGCACCCTGGCGGCCTACTTCCGCACCACCGTGCAGCCGACCCACCGGGCGCTGGACGATGCCAAGGCCACCGTCGACGTGCTGCACGGACTGATCGGCCGGCTCGGCGGTCACCGGGTGCACACCATCGGCGAGGCGATCGAGTTCGCCCGGGCGGTCACCCCCACCCAGCGCCGCAAGCGGCACCTCGCCGAGGGGCTGCCCAAGGTGCCCGGGGTCTACATCTTCCGGGCCGCCGACGACCGGCCGCTCTACGTCGGCACGTCCGTCGACATCGCCACCCGGGTGCGCAGCTACTTCACCGCCGCCGAGAAGCGGGCCCGGATCTCGGAGATGCTCGCCGCGGCCGAGCGGGTGGACGCGGTGGAGTGCGCCCACTCGCTGGAGGCGGAGGTCCGCGAGCTGCGGTTGATCGCCGCGCACGCCCCGCCGTACAACCGGCGGTCCAAGTTTCCCGAGCGGATGGTCTGGCTGAAGCTGACCGACGAGGCGTACCCGCGGCTGTCGGTGGTGCGCAACCTCTCCCCCACCGACACCGCCTACCTGGGGCCGTTCCGCTCCAAGCAGGCCGCGGAGCTGGCCGCCGCCGGGTTCCACGACGCGGTCCCGCTGCGCCAGTGCACCCACAAGCTCTCCCGGCGCACCACCATCGCGGCCTGCGCGCTGGCCGAGCTGGGTCGCTGCCCGGCGCCCTGCGAGCACCGGATCAGCCCCGAGGAGTACGACGAGACAGCCGCCGCCCCGTTCCGCGCCGCCACCGTCACCGACCCGCAGCCGGTGGTGGACGCCCTGCTGGCCCGGATCGGCGCGCTCTCGGCCGACCAGCGCTACGAGGAGGCGGCGGTGGTCCGCGCCCGGCTGGCCGCGGTGCTGCGGGCCACGGTGCGGATGCAGCGGCTGGCGGCGCTGACCGGCATCGCCGAGCTGGCGGCGGCCCGGCCCGCCGCGCGCGGCGGCTGGGAGCTGGCCCTGGTCCGCCACGGCCGGCTGGCCGGCGCCGGGGTCTCCCCGCCGGGCGTGCATCCCCGGCCGACGATCCAGGTGATCCGGGCCACCGCCGAGACGGTGCCGCCCGGGCACGGGCCGGTGCCCCGGGCCTCCGCCGAGGAGTCCGAGCGCATCCTGTCCTGGTTGGAGCGACCGGAGACCCGGCTGGTGGAGATGTCGTCCGGATGGTCCTCCCCGGTCGGCGGGGCGGGGCGCTTCCACGACCTGCTGCGTAAGGCCGAGAACGGCTCGTCCGCCCAACTCTCGACCGAACGCTCATGA
- a CDS encoding RelA/SpoT family protein has protein sequence MDVDAGRGAALGGALPTQPGELPLTRRLRSLLSWPTTDNDPVGPLVRSHRGIHTSADASVLRRAYTIADNMHRGQFRKSGEPYITHPLAVAEICADLGMDTMTLVAALLHDTVEDTRYTLQALQEDFGREVAHLVDGVTKFDKAFYGKNAEAETIRKMIVAAGKDVRVLIIKLADRLHNMRTLGVRSAASRERIARKTQEVLVPLCDRLGIQTLKRELDDVVLLHLEPDEHARLARHVHDRPGWDAYLDSVVAKTRVALRRSRVDAEVAPRPRHLYSIWKDTVTGGHTAPYDLPRIVIVVDGPATDCYAALGAVHGVWRPIPGRFKDFIASPKNNLYRSLHTSVCGPQDRTVEVLIRTEEMHRDAEYGVAAQYRFPRATGRDADRTDELTWLRRVLDWEQDTVDPTQFMESLRCDLAEAQIQVVADGRQVVLPAGATPVDLAYELGTERGDHCLAARINGRLAPLASELEEGDVVEIYTETDAESGFEADVAPRGPRREWLGFVKSPHAQMQINRWFAEHTEPGISIADKVRLGRATIGLALRKHDRGLANDLPLLRLSEELGYPDLETLLVAVFDRTAEPDTVVRQLIDLVDNRR, from the coding sequence GTGGACGTCGACGCCGGACGCGGCGCCGCCCTGGGGGGCGCCCTCCCGACCCAGCCAGGCGAGCTGCCCCTGACCCGCCGGCTGCGCTCCCTGTTGAGCTGGCCGACCACCGACAACGACCCGGTGGGGCCGCTGGTCCGCAGCCACCGGGGCATCCACACCAGCGCCGACGCGTCGGTGCTGCGCCGGGCGTACACGATCGCCGACAACATGCACCGCGGCCAGTTCCGTAAGAGCGGCGAGCCGTACATCACGCACCCGCTCGCCGTCGCGGAGATCTGCGCCGACCTGGGCATGGACACCATGACCCTGGTGGCGGCGCTGCTGCACGACACGGTGGAGGACACCCGCTACACCCTGCAGGCCCTCCAGGAGGACTTCGGCCGGGAGGTCGCCCACCTGGTCGACGGGGTGACCAAGTTCGACAAGGCGTTCTACGGCAAGAACGCCGAGGCCGAGACGATCCGCAAGATGATCGTGGCCGCCGGCAAGGACGTCCGGGTGCTGATCATCAAGCTGGCGGACCGGCTGCACAACATGCGTACGCTCGGGGTCCGGTCGGCGGCCTCCCGGGAGCGGATCGCCCGCAAGACCCAGGAGGTGCTGGTCCCGCTCTGCGACCGGCTCGGCATCCAGACCCTCAAGCGGGAGCTGGACGACGTCGTGCTGCTGCACCTGGAGCCCGACGAGCACGCCCGGCTCGCCCGGCACGTGCACGACCGCCCGGGCTGGGACGCGTACCTCGACTCCGTGGTGGCGAAGACCCGGGTGGCGTTGCGGCGCAGCCGGGTCGACGCCGAGGTCGCCCCGCGCCCCCGGCACCTCTACTCGATCTGGAAGGACACCGTCACCGGCGGCCACACCGCCCCGTACGACCTGCCCCGGATCGTGATCGTGGTCGACGGCCCGGCCACCGACTGCTATGCCGCGCTGGGCGCGGTGCACGGGGTGTGGCGGCCGATCCCCGGCCGGTTCAAGGACTTCATCGCCTCCCCCAAGAACAACCTCTACCGGTCGTTGCACACCAGTGTCTGCGGCCCGCAGGACCGCACCGTCGAGGTGCTGATCCGCACCGAGGAGATGCACCGCGACGCCGAGTACGGCGTCGCCGCCCAGTACCGCTTCCCCCGGGCGACCGGGCGGGACGCCGACCGGACCGACGAGCTGACCTGGCTGCGCCGGGTGCTGGACTGGGAGCAGGACACCGTCGACCCGACCCAGTTCATGGAGTCGCTCCGCTGCGACCTGGCCGAGGCACAGATCCAGGTGGTCGCCGACGGCCGGCAGGTGGTGCTGCCGGCCGGCGCCACCCCGGTCGACCTGGCGTACGAGCTGGGCACCGAGCGGGGCGACCACTGCCTGGCCGCCCGGATCAACGGCCGGCTGGCGCCGCTCGCCTCCGAACTGGAGGAGGGCGACGTGGTGGAGATCTACACCGAGACCGACGCGGAGAGCGGCTTCGAGGCCGACGTGGCTCCGCGCGGCCCCCGCCGGGAGTGGTTGGGCTTCGTCAAGTCGCCGCACGCGCAGATGCAGATCAACCGCTGGTTCGCCGAGCACACCGAGCCCGGCATCTCGATCGCCGACAAGGTCCGCCTCGGCCGCGCCACCATCGGTCTGGCGCTGCGCAAGCACGACCGGGGGCTGGCGAACGACCTGCCGCTGCTGCGGCT